Proteins encoded in a region of the Ancylobacter sp. SL191 genome:
- the glpK gene encoding glycerol kinase GlpK, which translates to MSSYLLAIDQGTTSSRAILFRPDTSIAAMAQQEFPQHFPASGWVEHEAEDLWQTTLATCREAIAKAGASAADIASIGITNQRETTVVWDRRTGTAIYRAIVWQDRRTAELCAKLRAEGHEPMVSERTGLILDPYFSGTKISWILDHVPGARARAERGELAFGTVDSWLLWKLTGGEVHATDATNAARTLLFNIRTGEWDEDMLALLRVPRSILPEVKDSAAAFGTTRPEFFGGAIAIGGIAGDQQAATVGQACFQPGMIKSTYGTGCFVLLNTGDTPVASSNRLLTTIAYQIAGKRTYALEGSIFVAGAAVQWLRDGLGIIGTSAESEALAETADPAQQIYLVPAFVGLGAPHWNPDVRGAIFGLTRATTRAEFALAALESVCYQTSDLLEAMRADWKQASGKASARATVLRVDGGMAASNLAMQRLSDLLAAPVDRPVVRETTALGAAYLAGFQAGILPAPERFADSWRLDRRFMPTMAPETRTAKLAGWQDAVRRLTMP; encoded by the coding sequence ATGAGTTCCTATCTGCTTGCGATCGATCAGGGCACGACGTCCTCGCGTGCCATCCTGTTCCGGCCAGACACCTCCATCGCCGCCATGGCGCAGCAGGAGTTTCCCCAGCACTTCCCGGCATCTGGCTGGGTCGAGCATGAGGCGGAGGATCTCTGGCAGACCACGCTCGCCACCTGCCGCGAGGCCATCGCCAAGGCCGGCGCGAGTGCCGCCGACATCGCCTCCATCGGCATCACCAATCAGCGCGAGACCACCGTGGTGTGGGACCGCCGCACCGGCACGGCGATCTACCGGGCCATTGTCTGGCAGGACCGCCGCACCGCCGAACTCTGCGCCAAGCTGCGCGCCGAGGGGCATGAGCCGATGGTGAGCGAGCGCACCGGCCTCATCCTCGACCCCTATTTCTCCGGCACCAAGATCAGCTGGATCCTCGACCATGTGCCGGGCGCTCGCGCGCGCGCCGAGCGGGGCGAGCTCGCTTTCGGCACGGTCGATTCCTGGCTGTTGTGGAAGCTTACCGGCGGCGAGGTTCATGCGACCGATGCGACCAATGCCGCGCGGACGCTGCTGTTCAACATCCGCACCGGCGAATGGGACGAGGACATGCTGGCGCTCCTGCGGGTGCCGCGTTCGATCCTGCCGGAGGTGAAGGATTCCGCCGCCGCCTTCGGCACCACGCGGCCGGAATTCTTTGGCGGCGCCATTGCCATTGGCGGCATCGCCGGCGACCAGCAGGCGGCCACCGTCGGCCAGGCCTGTTTCCAGCCGGGCATGATCAAGTCGACCTATGGCACGGGCTGCTTCGTTCTGCTCAACACCGGTGACACGCCGGTCGCCTCGTCCAACCGGCTGCTCACCACCATCGCCTATCAAATCGCCGGCAAGCGTACCTATGCCCTTGAAGGATCTATCTTTGTTGCCGGCGCGGCGGTGCAGTGGCTGCGCGACGGGCTCGGCATCATCGGCACGTCGGCCGAGAGCGAGGCGCTGGCCGAGACCGCCGATCCGGCCCAGCAGATCTATCTCGTGCCGGCCTTTGTCGGCCTCGGCGCGCCGCACTGGAACCCGGATGTGCGCGGCGCGATCTTCGGCCTGACGCGAGCCACCACGCGGGCGGAATTCGCCCTCGCGGCGCTGGAAAGCGTTTGTTATCAAACCTCTGACCTCCTGGAGGCGATGCGCGCCGACTGGAAGCAGGCGAGCGGCAAGGCGTCGGCGCGGGCGACCGTGCTGCGCGTCGATGGCGGCATGGCGGCTTCGAATCTCGCCATGCAGCGCCTCTCGGATCTCCTCGCGGCGCCGGTCGACCGGCCGGTGGTGCGCGAGACGACGGCGCTGGGCGCGGCCTATCTCGCTGGTTTTCAAGCCGGAATCCTGCCGGCGCCGGAGCGCTTCGCCGATAGCTGGCGGCTCGACCGGCGCTTCATGCCGACCATGGCGCCGGAGACCCGCACCGCCAAGCTCGCCGGCTGGCAGGACGCGGTGCGCCGCCTGACGATGCCCTGA